The proteins below are encoded in one region of Peribacillus muralis:
- a CDS encoding tyrosine-type recombinase/integrase: MFLTYDGREITSYTWRTRLHEVADIAGVKKAVRPHILRHTGALLYIMNGGYPFSLQKILGYSDLSMTRKYIQMTNMDVKRQHNITSPLKGL, encoded by the coding sequence TTGTTCCTTACATATGACGGTAGGGAAATCACTTCATACACTTGGAGAACTCGATTACATGAAGTAGCAGATATAGCAGGAGTAAAGAAAGCTGTTCGACCTCATATCCTGAGACATACAGGTGCATTGCTGTACATCATGAACGGTGGCTACCCTTTTAGCTTGCAGAAGATATTGGGGTATTCAGACTTGTCAATGACTAGGAAATACATTCAAATGACAAACATGGACGTTAAGAGACAGCATAATATTACTTCTCCATTAAAGGGGCTGTAA
- a CDS encoding response regulator transcription factor, translating to MKQVLVIKNERSLVKKIVSGLKQADCFSVTLHNEPKGLSVVFERNWDLIILDWDSLSISGPEICRKIRAFKTTPIIIVTDQVSIDDCIEGLKNGADDYIRKPFAKEELVARVNVILRRTGTIRSRNAFCFSFKDILVDESRNLVEKGGNVLQLTNREYDLLVTLIKNKNKIVSREMLLNQVWGYDVAVNPNVLDLYIGYLRKKLQCKKNARYIQTVHGRGYTMLES from the coding sequence GTGAAGCAAGTATTGGTAATTAAGAATGAGCGGTCCTTAGTTAAAAAAATTGTCAGCGGTCTTAAACAAGCTGACTGTTTCTCGGTAACACTTCATAACGAGCCAAAAGGCTTAAGTGTGGTGTTTGAACGAAATTGGGATCTAATTATATTGGACTGGGATTCACTTAGTATTTCTGGTCCGGAAATTTGCAGGAAAATACGAGCTTTTAAAACTACACCCATAATAATAGTGACTGATCAAGTATCCATTGATGATTGCATAGAAGGATTGAAGAATGGAGCGGATGATTATATCAGAAAACCTTTCGCGAAAGAAGAGTTAGTTGCAAGGGTGAATGTAATTTTGAGAAGGACAGGGACAATTCGATCTCGTAACGCTTTTTGTTTTAGTTTTAAAGATATTTTGGTAGATGAATCTCGTAATTTAGTGGAGAAAGGAGGAAATGTTCTTCAACTAACCAATCGGGAGTATGATTTATTGGTGACACTAATCAAAAACAAAAATAAAATCGTTAGTCGGGAAATGCTACTGAACCAAGTTTGGGGCTATGACGTGGCAGTGAATCCCAATGTGTTGGATTTATATATCGGCTATTTAAGAAAAAAGCTTCAATGCAAAAAGAATGCTAGATACATTCAAACAGTACATGGCCGAGGCTATACAATGCTTGAATCGTAA
- a CDS encoding iron chelate uptake ABC transporter family permease subunit, giving the protein MNAIEYNKANVEIASSPPNKNRSARAFRSKKEERRYWILLITLIALGALSSYGLLVYNNPVPMDSPSFIPVVRRRIEALVAMIIVAVCQSLSTVAFQSITNNRIITPSLLGFESLYSTIHTSTIFFFGASAFISFSGPEAFGIQVIAMVVMCLILYGWLLSGKYGNLQLMLLVGIIIGTGLGSVSSFMRRLLAPSEFDILQARMFGSVNNADSAYFPIVIPIVIIVALLLLANAKKLNVLSLGKDVATSFGIKHQVSVIYTLILVSVLMAISTALVGPLTFFGFLVAILSYQAAQTYDHRYIFPMALAIGFLIITSAYFFMYHIFHAQGVVSVIIELFGGLIFLIVILRKRAL; this is encoded by the coding sequence ATGAATGCAATAGAATATAATAAAGCAAATGTCGAAATCGCTTCAAGCCCTCCTAATAAAAATAGATCGGCCAGAGCTTTTCGTTCTAAGAAAGAAGAAAGACGTTATTGGATTTTGCTGATAACATTGATTGCTTTGGGCGCCCTTTCTTCATATGGACTCCTGGTTTATAACAATCCAGTTCCAATGGACTCACCTTCATTTATCCCAGTTGTTAGAAGAAGGATAGAAGCTCTTGTTGCCATGATCATCGTTGCGGTTTGTCAGAGTTTGTCGACCGTTGCTTTCCAATCAATTACGAATAATAGGATTATAACGCCTTCACTTTTAGGTTTTGAATCCCTTTACTCAACCATTCATACGAGTACAATATTTTTCTTTGGTGCTAGTGCATTTATAAGTTTTAGTGGTCCTGAAGCATTTGGAATTCAAGTGATTGCGATGGTCGTGATGTGTTTGATACTTTATGGCTGGTTGCTTTCAGGAAAGTATGGAAATTTACAACTTATGCTATTAGTTGGAATCATTATTGGAACCGGGCTGGGCTCTGTGTCATCTTTTATGAGAAGACTTCTTGCGCCGTCAGAGTTTGATATTTTACAGGCAAGAATGTTTGGTTCTGTCAATAATGCCGATTCTGCATATTTTCCTATTGTTATTCCGATTGTAATCATTGTAGCTTTACTTCTTCTTGCTAATGCTAAGAAATTAAACGTATTGTCACTTGGAAAGGATGTCGCTACTTCTTTTGGAATTAAACATCAAGTTAGCGTAATTTATACTCTTATATTAGTATCCGTTTTGATGGCAATTTCAACGGCTTTGGTTGGCCCACTTACTTTCTTTGGGTTTTTAGTTGCAATATTGAGTTATCAAGCGGCGCAAACTTATGACCACAGATATATTTTTCCAATGGCTCTAGCTATAGGGTTTTTGATCATAACGAGTGCTTACTTTTTTATGTATCATATATTTCATGCTCAAGGTGTCGTTTCAGTTATTATTGAATTGTTTGGTGGATTGATATTTTTAATTGTAATTTTAAGGAAGAGGGCTTTATGA
- a CDS encoding siderophore ABC transporter substrate-binding protein, whose product MRKFKWTVILAMFLLMLAACSNSSNENGKTETKGKEKDSTEPSTVEITDAHGTVTVPVNPKNVVALDNRTFETLANWGIELAAVPKDVMPADSSYVKDESVKNVGNHREPNLEIIAAADPELVIVGQRFASYYEEIKKLVPNAAVIDLNVDVSEEAKTPGENLVNGLKEATTSLGQIFDKNEEAKQLVAEFDQSIKDAKSAYNGKDTVMSVEVAAGNIGFSAPHFGRVWGPMYDIFGWKPALEIENATSDHKGDEISVEAIVKSNPDWIFVLDRDAAVSSTTDAVPAQDVIDNSPALKNVTAVSKGQIVYAPDDTYTNESIQTFIELFKNLANTLAK is encoded by the coding sequence ATGAGAAAATTTAAATGGACTGTTATTTTAGCCATGTTTCTTTTGATGTTGGCAGCTTGCTCAAATTCAAGTAATGAAAATGGTAAAACTGAAACTAAAGGGAAAGAAAAAGATTCTACTGAACCTTCGACGGTTGAAATCACTGATGCTCATGGAACTGTTACTGTTCCTGTAAATCCAAAGAATGTAGTTGCTTTGGATAATAGAACCTTTGAAACTTTAGCTAATTGGGGCATTGAATTAGCGGCTGTTCCAAAGGATGTCATGCCAGCGGATTCATCATATGTAAAGGATGAGTCAGTAAAAAATGTTGGAAATCACCGTGAACCAAATCTTGAAATCATAGCAGCGGCAGATCCTGAACTTGTAATTGTCGGTCAAAGATTTGCTAGCTATTATGAAGAGATAAAAAAATTAGTGCCAAATGCTGCCGTAATTGATCTTAATGTTGATGTATCTGAGGAAGCTAAAACGCCTGGAGAAAATTTAGTGAATGGACTTAAAGAGGCTACAACTTCTTTGGGCCAAATTTTTGATAAAAATGAGGAAGCTAAACAATTGGTAGCTGAATTTGATCAATCTATCAAAGATGCTAAATCTGCCTATAACGGAAAAGATACAGTAATGAGTGTAGAAGTTGCTGCTGGGAATATTGGCTTTTCAGCTCCTCATTTTGGACGTGTTTGGGGACCGATGTATGATATTTTTGGATGGAAACCAGCATTAGAAATTGAAAATGCTACTTCAGATCATAAAGGTGATGAAATTTCGGTTGAAGCTATTGTAAAAAGTAATCCAGATTGGATTTTCGTACTAGATCGTGATGCTGCAGTATCTTCTACAACGGATGCTGTTCCTGCTCAGGATGTTATTGATAATTCACCTGCCCTTAAAAACGTAACGGCTGTTTCTAAAGGACAGATCGTTTATGCACCAGATGATACTTACACAAATGAATCAATCCAAACTTTTATAGAATTATTTAAAAACCTTGCCAATACTTTAGCTAAGTAG
- a CDS encoding iron ABC transporter ATP-binding protein, producing the protein MIKIDNARKLYTDKVKIGPLNIEIPKAGLTSLIGPNGAGKSTTLLMIGRLLDMDEGQIQVANMDVSGSKSKELAKILTILRQENHFVTRLTIRQLVGFGRFPYSKGRLTKEDEAIISKYIDFLDLTDLENRYLDELSGGQRQRAYVAMVLCQETEYVLLDEPLNNLDVARSVQMMEHLRHAANEFGRTILTVMHDINFAAKYSDRMCAMKDGQIAAFGTVEEIMDPEVLTDIFETKIEIIDGPYGPIAIY; encoded by the coding sequence ATGATAAAGATTGATAATGCTAGAAAGCTGTATACTGATAAGGTAAAAATAGGACCTTTGAATATTGAAATACCAAAAGCTGGTCTTACTTCTTTAATTGGACCAAATGGTGCTGGGAAGTCTACAACACTTTTGATGATTGGAAGGCTTTTGGATATGGATGAAGGTCAAATTCAGGTGGCTAATATGGATGTTTCTGGATCTAAATCAAAAGAATTAGCAAAAATTTTGACCATTTTGCGACAAGAAAATCATTTTGTAACGAGGCTTACGATTAGACAACTAGTTGGATTTGGACGTTTTCCTTATTCAAAGGGAAGATTAACTAAAGAGGATGAGGCCATTATTTCTAAGTATATTGATTTTTTAGACTTGACTGATCTAGAAAATAGATATTTAGATGAGCTTTCTGGTGGTCAAAGGCAAAGGGCATATGTAGCAATGGTTTTATGCCAAGAGACAGAATATGTACTTTTGGACGAGCCTCTCAACAATCTTGATGTTGCTCGTTCTGTTCAAATGATGGAGCATTTGAGGCATGCTGCTAATGAATTTGGAAGAACCATTCTGACTGTCATGCATGATATAAATTTTGCAGCCAAATATTCTGACAGAATGTGTGCTATGAAAGATGGACAAATTGCCGCTTTTGGAACAGTAGAAGAGATTATGGACCCAGAGGTTTTGACAGATATCTTTGAAACGAAAATAGAAATCATCGATGGGCCTTATGGGCCAATAGCGATTTATTAG
- a CDS encoding ABC transporter permease, whose product MQQNARVGGGSQPLLYNHNKIWTKPFILAILIVIILGFVSLFTGVYDIRGQEDGMDMFFITRVPRTAALMLTGAAMSMAGLVMQLITQNRLVEPTTTGTIEWSGLGLLLVYLLFPAPTLVLRMTGAIIFSFIGTMIFFLFLRRVKLRSSLIVPIIGLMLGAVISAISTFIGLVFQVTQNIETWFVGSFAPVQIGRYEYLWLIVVVTFLIFIYANRLTLAGLGEDVATSLGVNYNRIVLFGTGLISLAVGIVAAVIGNLPFLGLIVPNIVSMFRGDDLRGNLPWVCVIGMGTITVCDIISRTIIMPFEVPVSLILGTVGAVIFIIILLKKRKQGGLR is encoded by the coding sequence ATGCAACAAAATGCAAGGGTTGGGGGAGGTTCCCAACCCTTGCTTTATAACCACAACAAGATATGGACAAAACCTTTTATATTAGCGATTCTAATTGTTATTATTTTAGGCTTTGTATCACTATTCACTGGAGTTTATGATATACGCGGACAAGAGGATGGAATGGATATGTTTTTCATAACTCGTGTTCCAAGAACAGCTGCACTGATGCTTACGGGTGCTGCGATGTCAATGGCCGGACTCGTAATGCAACTTATTACACAGAATCGTCTGGTTGAACCTACCACAACAGGGACGATTGAATGGTCAGGTTTGGGACTTCTTCTTGTTTATTTATTATTTCCTGCACCCACTTTAGTTTTAAGAATGACGGGTGCAATCATTTTTTCTTTTATAGGAACGATGATTTTCTTTTTATTTTTAAGAAGAGTAAAACTTCGTTCGTCTTTGATCGTCCCAATCATTGGATTAATGCTTGGAGCAGTCATTTCTGCCATTTCCACTTTTATTGGACTCGTTTTTCAAGTGACGCAAAATATTGAAACGTGGTTTGTAGGTTCTTTTGCACCAGTTCAAATTGGAAGATATGAATATTTATGGCTAATAGTTGTCGTTACTTTTCTTATTTTCATTTATGCTAATAGATTGACTTTGGCTGGGCTAGGGGAAGATGTCGCAACAAGTCTTGGAGTGAATTACAATAGGATCGTTCTTTTTGGTACTGGTCTTATTTCTTTGGCAGTTGGAATTGTTGCAGCTGTTATTGGAAACTTACCTTTTTTAGGTTTAATTGTACCCAATATTGTTTCCATGTTTAGAGGTGATGATCTCAGGGGGAATTTGCCGTGGGTATGTGTGATCGGAATGGGTACTATAACTGTTTGTGACATTATTTCTCGAACAATTATCATGCCTTTTGAAGTACCTGTTTCCTTAATACTTGGAACCGTGGGGGCAGTCATATTTATTATTATTTTATTGAAAAAAAGAAAACAAGGGGGGCTTAGATGA
- a CDS encoding tyrosine-type recombinase/integrase, with protein sequence MMLLSNVLDEYVLELQVKNYSNNTVNLMKHNIKQFIKFVGNISLEEINKVDIKKFIVEQQNHVKSNTVNSRLKNLRSFFVYCTDSEQGYLNENPMAGVSLLMETKTVMKTYSVKNVKALLNSMKGKDFLTVRNKKGAIPNRFAPDLYSFLIEISCWILYLMIC encoded by the coding sequence ATGATGTTGCTATCAAATGTACTAGACGAATATGTACTGGAACTTCAAGTAAAGAACTATAGCAATAATACCGTTAATCTGATGAAGCATAACATCAAGCAATTCATTAAATTTGTGGGCAATATCTCATTAGAGGAAATCAATAAAGTTGATATTAAGAAGTTCATTGTAGAACAGCAGAATCATGTAAAGTCCAATACTGTCAATTCAAGATTAAAGAACCTACGGTCTTTCTTTGTTTACTGTACTGACTCTGAACAGGGCTACCTAAACGAAAATCCAATGGCAGGTGTTTCTCTATTGATGGAAACTAAAACTGTCATGAAGACCTATTCTGTGAAGAATGTGAAGGCATTATTAAACTCCATGAAGGGAAAGGACTTTCTAACGGTGAGGAATAAAAAAGGAGCAATTCCTAATAGGTTTGCCCCAGATTTGTATTCATTTTTAATTGAAATAAGCTGTTGGATATTATATTTAATGATTTGTTAA